Within the Trachemys scripta elegans isolate TJP31775 chromosome 4, CAS_Tse_1.0, whole genome shotgun sequence genome, the region ATTCTGATTTCATCCTGATTTAGCATGTCTAATGGATTTAATTGTAAATATCAGTTGCTAGAGCTGCATGAATCCTTCAGACTCATTCGCAGGACCTCCAAAGTAGTGGCACTTTTCATATTAATGCCAATCTCTGAGTCATTGTATTATATCTTTGATAGCCCTTCTGGGACCATTATAGTCTGAACCAACCAATCCTTCTTTGGCACTGGAGTTCATCTAGGAAGCAATGTTTTTGTAGGCAGTAATTCCTGAATTAACTTTTGTCTTTTAAAGgtattagtttaaaaaatagcATTGCACTCTTGACCTCTTTGTCTTTACATAGCAATTTTGAAAGTCAGTGCTTGGTGTGTGGGCCTGCATTGATGTGtttggagacctgggtttgacTCCCAATCTCGGTTATGAAATATCCATGTCTCATCTGCTAGATGTTAACTATTCTGAACTGTAGTTAGTACCCTTTGTGCATGTTTTAGTTAGTGCTCTTAATATAGTAGATATTATAACCCAAATAGTAAGTAGTTTATCTTGTATAATAAGCGCCTCAAATCAAATGTGTATTTTCATCATATCTATAATTCAATCAATGTTCTCTTTTCCATGTGAAGGTTAAGGAAGTAACAATATTAGACGTTGAAGTGCTCTGTTTGTCTACAGTCCAGATATAAAGCAGGTAGCTGTAAGACAAGCTTCTCCATACTACCCTAGCCACAGCTGTACTTCTGACTTGGAGGGGATCCATTTTTTATAGGTATAGTAGGTGTATATATAAACAGTCATCTAGactaaaatggaattatttttctCCATGAAAACTTGCTGAATAGTTGTATGCAGTGGGTTGAGTTACATGCTACGGTGTTAGACTGGTCTTTTACTCAAATGGATGAGGACAGAGACATCTctaggacctgatcttgcaaccATTCACTACCAGTCATAGTGCTCACTACTGTCAATAGACCTGCTGAGTGCATTTAATTGGACTAATTGTTGTAGCAAACACTACTTATGGTGGTGTTTCTAGGTTCAAGCCCTTCAATTGCCATTAAAACTAGGGTCGTATTGTAAACCCTTTGCTTACATTGGTGAACATTTACTTACGCAAACATTCCCTTTGCAGTTAGTAGATCTACTGATGTAACTGTAATTTTTTTTGAAGATcctcaaaacaaaaatgtgtcatACGGTTTACAGTTGAAACCTTTGAACATAAAGGATCTTCAGATCTATGCACTGAGGGGTCAGATGGAGTCAGAATCCCAAGGAATTTATTCAGTCCGTACATTCCAGACAAAGCATATGAAAGAATGTCAGTGATCTTTAGTAAGGTTTTCTGCCTGCTCATTCTCAGAAGCATATTTTATAAAGCTGTTGCAGTCTTCAAAGGTTATACTTGCCTAAAAACCTGTTGCACTATTTTAATACGTGAAAATATCCAGTGATGAAAGTATTGAAACGTGATGGTATTTCCATTCCTAATGTAGAGACTTGACAGTTGCATATTCAGTCTTTGAATCCCCTCAAAACAGTGTTTGAATTGTGTGTGAAGATAAATGCATCTAATAAAACATCAAAAACTTAATAATTAAtcatatgcatatatatatatatcctaggTTGGCCATATTCGTGCGGAGCGGGACATACTAGTGGAGGCAGACAGTTTGTGGGTTGTGAAAATGTTCTATAGTTTTCAAGATAAGTTAAACCTGTACCTTATCATGGAGTTCCTGCCTGGAGGTAATTACCTGAGATAAAAAAGTCactttcattttgttctgtggcGGTCTTCTGGCTTTATAACAAATCTTGTCTGTCTTTGTTACCGGTATTTGTACATGTGTAATTGCTTTATACTGTAGtgttgggtctgatcctgcagggAACTGAGCCATTCTTAATGCCTGGTGACTTCATTGGAGAATGAGGgtgcttggcaccttgcagggtcaggcccataGTTACCTGTCTGTGCCATGGGTATGTTCTTTTGCAAGCATGCTTAGGTACAAATGTTTGCATACTTGACCTAGATGTTCTGTCAAGCCTTATCTTCACAATCTGACACCTATCCTCTTAGAACCATAACCAGTTTTCAATTTTCTAACTCTTTTCTTGTAGTTGGTTTGCATCAGAAATAACCTCTTTATTGTCTGCAAAGAAGAGCTTTAAAGATTAACTCTTGAGTGTTGAAActactatagcaggggtcggcaatctttcagaagtggtgtgccgagtcttcatttattcactctaatgtaagatttcgcgtgccagtaatacattttaacctttttagaaggtctctttctataagtctagaatatataactaaactattgttgtatgtaaagtaaataaggtttttaaaattaaaataaaacgcAGAGctcccagactggtggccaggacctcggcagtgtgagtgacactgaaaatcagctcgcgtgctgccttcggcacgcgtgccataggttgcctacccctgtactataGTATACTAACAAGAAGAATGTTCTACTGAAATCTTGCTGGGTTATACTGAAAACATGATGTGACTATTGAAACCAAATGATTGACTTCAGACCTGACATTGTGCAATAATGCAGTCTGTTATTGTTAAATGTGTGTCTGGCTGCAGAATTGTTATCTAAGGTCCAGATCTTATGTGTGGTTGTCCATAACTAATTTTGGTTTGAGAGACGTTTCTAGCAGACAGTTCACTTTTTTGCTAATTAGATGTTTTATAACTGAGACAGAAACTCTCAGACTGGCACAATATCAAATGCAGTAGAGGCTTGGTAAATAGCACACACTAGTTTACATGCTCACAAGACAGTCTCTCTTCACTTCTCAGTGACGACTATACACCTGACTGTTGTAGTCAGGCTTTTTTATATCCATTACTTTATACCATTATTTGGTATGTTATCAAGTCTTTAAcgaaaactaaactaaaattataATGAACCAAAGTGCATTTGGCGTATCCTTTTAAATTTCATCTACTCGCTAATTCACAGAATATAGTATTTCAGTGGGTCTCTTGCTGATTAGTACAAACTAGTTTGGGTCTACTGGATTTCTGTAAAATTGGATGTCTCAATACCTGCCACCAACAAATTCCTGTATGTGGCTTTACATTACTAAACAACGTCAAGCTGACATTCTCTGTTAGCGCCAACTGATGGCCTGTGGTCATTCTATTTGTGATATCACCGAGAGAAGACATTCCCTGGAATCTAGGTTAATTTAAAAATCTAAGATAGCATATATCTTAAATTTATGTATCTGTATTGTGCTAGCAACCTGAGGCCTCAATCAGGGTACAAACAAACCAGTagtcatggtccctgccccaaagaactggCATTCTATTGAAGCTTTATTTTCATAATCTAATTGCTAAATTCTTTCAACTGAATAAACTAATGAGTACTAACAGGCTTGACTGTAGCTGAGTGAAGAACTAATTACACTTCTGTATGCATTTCTTGGGTGTTTGTGAATCCACAATGTATAAAATATAATTGTTTCATAAAAACGGTGTCTGAATTCACTGATATGTAAAATGGATGTAGGGCTTAATTATCAGTTTGTATTTACTTCTGCTGTTTGTGGTGGCTGACTTTTTCTAGGTGATATGATGACACTGTTGATGAAAAAAGACACCCTAACAGAAGAAGAGACTCAGTTTTATATTGCGGAGACTGTGTTAGCCATTGACTCCATTCATCAGCTTGGTTTTATCCATCGGGATATCAAGCCAGATAACCTCCTCTTGGATAGTAAGGTACAAATATATCAAccactgtatgcagtgttgttgtagccatgtcggtcccaggatatgagagaaacatctctcaccaacagaaattggtccaacaaaagatattccCATAACAACTGGGTGACATTTGGCTTAGCAGCAAAAACACTGGGTAACTTAGAATTCAGAATGCTATGATAGATGGCACTATCATTTAGTTATCCTCTGTAAGAGTAAGAAATTTAAGGTTATTTTCCATGGACCTGATGGAAGTAAAGCTACATCAATCTAACCTTCAGCTGACAGTATCTTATTTACAGAGTGCTCTCTTGTGGCAGTTGTTTGAGCTGTGTTTGGTTTTCAGTGCTGTTTAAAACCATCCTTTGGTTTCATTTCTTCCTCCTTAGTCTAAGATGTTTCCTTTGGGCCTGACATCTGCTTTGCATGTGGTCACCAAATACTGAGTAGTGTGTTTAACACCAAATGTGGGGATGTAGCTGATCCATTAGGCTTCCAGTCTCATTAGCTCTTATCTCTTCTCAGAATCTTTCTCCAGACTGGTCAGGTTTACTTGTATGTATTTATAGTAGGTAGTATCCAGGAAGTTGGTGTGTTTTAGTACCTTACTATTGCTAAGTAAAATTTTATGTTTTTCTACTTACCTTGTCTGGGAGAAATTTGCTGACAAGAAGAATTTACCTACTTCTGTTGATTCCAAAATATAATTAAGTGCTCTGATTGGAGCAGACGTTTACAGAGTCATGCAAGTTTAGGATATAATATGCCATTTTTAGGCTCAAAAAAGAACTTCACATTGAGTGTCATTGCTGCCTTGTACTGTGGATAAGACAAATTCAAGCCCTGGGCAgagtaacatttttttaatttgtggaatATCCTGTGTCTTATTGAGTCCACCCACAACTCATCCACTTTCTGACAGAGGATTAGACAGCACTCCTCCTGGAAGCTATTTGTTCTTACCTGGGGTGGTCGTTGCCTCATCCCATTCAATATTCTCCCTCAAGGGACTatggggctgatcctgcaagggGAAGTGCCTTCAGCCCCCATTGAAGTAAACATTTATTGGGAACATTATTGGAAATTCAATCACATCCACTGTGTGGCAGTACAGAAAATTATCCCTAGGTTTGTTCAATATCTCATTCCAATTGTAGGCTAGAGCAAGATGATAATTATGCCTAGTGTTTTGTCATATGAAATAAATGGGTAAATAACTCTGTTCTTTGGGTGGATGTGTTGTATTTCTTCTGCATTTTGGGTTTCTACATCTCTAGGGCCATGTGAAACTGTCAGATTTCGGTCTCTGCACTGGGCTAAAGAAGGCTCACCGAACGGAGTTCTACAGAAACTTGAACCACAGTCTTCCGAGTGATTTCAGTAAGTTCTCTCTCATCAGTACCAGCACTTATATTCTCTCCTATGGGAACTGCGTTAGAAATTCCAAAGGTGACTGATTTCAACACAATGGTGGAAAGCTGCTGTTAGGGATCTAATGAACCCTGCATATGTGGAGGGTTTGGGGATGAAACGGTGAATGGTATATGTAGCACGTTAGTCCCTATTAAACTGCAGGTTCCCTCTTGCACTTTCTGCACTGTGCACTTCCTTTCTTATTTTTGCTACTTAACaagatatttatgtaaatataagTGTTTACCTTTCCAATAAGCTTGCTCCTTCCTTCAAGTCTCATATTATCCTTTCCATGCTGTACTACACTATAGGCTCATTGCATGTACTTTAGCAAGGACTGAGAGCAGATCACATGCTAGCAGCGCACAAGACTAACATGGCAAACCCTGCCATATCACATGTGGAGGCATGGAGATAGTTTAACTCTTGGGAATGCACATCCCCAGAATCTAAGTCTTTAAAACTGTTTCGCAAGAAGAGCGGGAGCATGGCACCAGAGCAATAGGAAATTGCAGACTCTCCTGAAGTTAGGTTCTTAGCAAGAAACAAAACTTCGTACTCTTCAGTTTCTAGTCAATTTCCCTCTGCAGCAACACCAGTGTAAATGCTTCTGTGCTACATCTTGGTATGACTCTGTGCTCTTCTTTCATATATTACTTGAAAAAGAGGAGGCAGTCACTTTCTCTTGGCTATTTCTCTGTGGTGAGGATATGTGATTGGTAAAGAGGCTTTTGACATATTCATTCTAGTGCTTTTAAAAGAAACAGTTCCTCCTGATTAGAGGCTTTGAGATCCCAATTAACTAACATTTATGATTAGTAGTAAGTGTCTTGGCTATCTCGAAATAGTTTAATTCAAATGATTGACACCACCGTGAGTCCAGTTCCTGGTGAACAGGAGTACACATTACAAAAACCACCAACACAGTTAGTACTATTGGCAGTCTGTCTTTGGCCTCTCTGAGCTGTAGAGACGGAACACCCCTCTTTACAGAACATCCTTTACAGATGGTCCCTTCAAATCAGGTTTGAGGCATGATAGGAAGGCAGTGTTGGGAAGctggcactgctgctgcttctactttacctgctctgtggatagAGAGGACATCCGTTTCCAGGGCTCTCAATCTGAGAACTTCCCTACTGAACTGAATTCACAGAGAAGAGATAAATGCAAAGGAAATGCTGATCTATATTATCCTTCCTGTTTCTGTGTTGCACTGTAGCTTGAGCGCTTGCACTGTAAAATACCATAAACATAACTATACCTGACATGTCTGTTGTCAGAGATAAGGTTTTACTAAGCAGTTCCCAATCTAGGCTTTTTAACTAGTTGTGCCTATGCTATGTGACTGACTAAAAGACCCTCAAAcatcaatgtttttattttaacttcagCAAACAAAAGCATATACCATGTGTGAATAGATTTGTTTGGAATTTTACAGAGAGTAGAGGTTGGATTGTGATCTCTTTTACATCATTTTAAAGCTGAGCTAACACCATTGGATTCATGAGATTTATTCCAGATTTAGAtggatgtaactgagatcagaatctaatCCTTTAAATATAGCCATCTTGAAGTGAGTATTTTGTTCCTGGAGTTATCAGCTTCTGAAAACGTGGACGTCTAATGGAAGTGCTTACAGAATTGTAACTGTAGTGCTCAGAATGCAGCAGTGTCTAGTGCTTGCAGACTGTCAAGTGGCAGGCTCTAGAAGCTGCTGATGAGTTAGGAGTAACACTACCCCTTTATGTATAACTTCAAGTGGGGCTATTTATCTTGGACAGaaagtggaaaagaaaagaaaaatgagtaaTACTGATGCCTGTATGTTCTGGTCCTCTTTAGCTTTCCAGAACATGAATTCCAAAAGGAAAGCAGAAACGTGGAAGAGAAATAGACGTCAGTTGGTAAGTGCAGTCCCTCTGTCTACAGATGTTCACGGGTGAGCTCTGAGATGCAAGTGGGTTGCTGTTTGatatttaaaatgaacagcatTTACACTGTGGCACTTTTCAAAACTCTCAGAACACTTCTCTGAAGTACTGTGAAAGATCTCTGCAGTtgggctttaaaaaagaaataactcATTTGTCCATCTGTATAATTCTGGTGACTTTTACGCTTAAGATAGAGAACCAGCATGGCTTGATGCTTTTTCTGGTGCAATTATGGCTAAAACTAGCCAAGTTCTTAGCTACTTCCAATGTAACATTGCCTCTGGAGAGACTTCTAGCCCATACCCAGACTGTGATGCCTTAAGAGAAATGGACAAAGCAGATGGAGGTGCGTAGTGGTGATTTTACCGTGCAGATTTCATAAACAATAACATCTGCCAAAGTCTAGCTGGATCTGGATGAGAAACTCCATGATTAGATTTGTATCTATCGCATGTTACTTGGCAGTGTTAATGCTAGAGATGAACATGAGCCAAGTCTCCATTGTGAACTAGGGCTATGCTACAATTTGTATTGCAGTTGTTGGTCACTGTCTAGCCTTGTTGTATCCTTAGGGGATGGAGGAACAGCTTCCTACAAAGACTTTTAAACAGTATTATTTATCACTTTCTTAATCTCTCTTAAAATGTTTCTAAAAGTCTATCTTCTCTAAAAATAGAGCTGCAGTATTTAAATAggttttattcccttcccctacAATAGTGGTTTTTTTCACTGCTGTCACTTCAATGGTATCTTGATAGCATGTgggatcttattttaaaaaaaaaagttatcttttGGTTTGAATAAGTTGTCTGTGAGGGTTCTGTTCAAGCCCTCTGGTTCTGCGAAGATTTCTCAGTCACCCGTCAGTCAGACGGGATCTCTCTCAAAATGTGTAACTGAAGCCATTCAATTTCAGGCCTTTTCCACTGTGGGAACTCCAGATTACATCGCTCCTGAAGTCTTCATGCAGACGGGTTACAACAAGCTTTGTGATTGGTGGTCACTTGGGGTCATCATGTACGAGATGTTAATTGGTAAGAAATGAGCACAAACCGAGAGTATATGTTAAATTCATATTACATAATAGCAGAGTCAAAGTTCACTTTTTCATGGCTTCGTTTACCTTTTGTTGGCACACCTTCACACCTGGTGCCCATTTTCACGTTAAGCAATTTTCTCCAGTTTGCTGTTcacctgcattttttttaaacttctgtctTGTAACCCAAATGGAGTTATTGCTGTtctcctctccgcccccccccccagtggcttCAAATTAGTTCAATTTAAGCTTCTGCAATGAAGTAAAGAGTAATTTGTGACTACCAGAGTGTATTTTCTCTTTCAGGTTATCCCCCTTTCTGTTCTGAGACCCCTCAAGAAACCTATAAGAAAGTGATGAACTGGAAAGAGACTCTGATCTTCCCCCCAGAAGTTCCAATCTCTGAGAAAGCAAAGGATCTTATTCTAAGGTACCAGTCAGTCAATTGCTGCAGCTGACCAAGCTTGTCGTGTGGTGCCACTTGTTACATGTCATGAATTTTCTCATCCTACAAACTGTATGAAACACCTCTCTTACAACTTGCCTCACGAGACAGCTGGTGCTTCGAAGTTTAAGGTGATGCATTTGTCACACGTATGTATTGACTAGGAAGATCGCTAATCAAATATCCTCTCATCAAATTCATGGTGGTTCACTGTCATTTAAATTGGGAGCCCTTAAAGAGCTGCATTAATGGGGATTCCTGTAAAATCTTATGTTTGGGAGCACCTCATCTCGTAGCTTTTTTGCCTCCTACATGTCTTTGTCCCCCATTTCCTGTGCCTCTGAATTCTTCAGAAATTGAATCTCCACTTGAAGGAAACACAGAATGAGAATGTTGAGTTGTGTTAACTGGCTGTATGGACACTTTCTGTTTATATTGGCAAAGGATGTCCTTGAAATAGGCTTACGCTTGTTAGGACAGCAGGTTAGAATTGCTGGCTTTCCATCCGATGTATTTGAAACGCTTCTCATGAGTGGTCTAAATTCCTTTTGGAATTGAATAGTTTATCCAAACAAACTCCTGTCTGAAATAAGGGTTACCACTTTGCTTCCACATAACAGCCTTAAGGCAGATATGTATTAACTCCCCATCAGCCTTTATGCTTTCCACAAGAAGCAGTCGCCAACCTAGAAACATTTCGTCCTTGTCTAAACCAAGGCAAACATACACACTAAAACTCAGACTCCGTTCAGGGAATAAATTCCCTACAAACCTCCTTGGAATTGGCTCGAAATGTTTTCCAGACCCACTGTTGTAACACAACAGGTAAGTAAGTGTGTCTGACACTGTTTGTGTGTAGAGTTTGATTTATAAACATATTCCGTACACACTGAGCTGGGCTTGGGAAAGAGAATATGCAATCATTTTGTTCTTTAGTCTTAACTATGTAGATGATGTTTCTGATACGTACTTTTGTATTGAGACCAGATTAAAAACTTATTTCCTACGTACGTGCTTTGTGTGTACTTTTGCCCTCTGCTGGTCCTGGATGAAAGGGCACATTCTTGAATGTAAATTCCCTATATTCTATCACAGCCTTAGCATTCCTTAGCATAGTTTgtgtattacttttttaaaataagagctcTTATCATTATCCTTCAGTTACAATTTCTTACATGTAAATACTAGCTTCAGTTTAAAATGACTCACTGTCTCTAAATATAACACTTCACTATTTTCATGCTTCCTTTCACAGATTTTGCTGTGAATGGGAGCACAGAATTGGTGCACCTGGTGTCGAAGAAATCAAGGGTAACCCCTTCTTTGAAGGGGTTGACTGGGAGCATATCAGGTAGGACATTGCCAGACACTTCAGCATCCTTCCAGAAAGCTAGTCCTTGTTTAATTTTCCAGTCCAGTGGTCTAATTACATTAGACTGTTAGGTTTGTCAGAAGTGCTGCTACAGTAAAAACTTGCCTGTGATGGTAAAATGAGCAGCTCTGACTTGAATACGCAGGGAACCAGGCCTGTGCAATAACCAGGCCTGCGTGGCTGTGATGAAGTTCAGATCCTGATCCGAACTTCTCTGAGGTTCAAACATATCCTGGTCAAGGCTTTTGTTTTGAGTCCCTATAGAAATAGAATGTATTCATTGCCTGCCTTAAAACCTAATATTGAGAATGTTGCTCTTGGCAGAGAGAGACCTGCTGCAATATCAATAGAAATTAAAAGCATTGATGACACCTCAAACTTTGACGAATTTCCAGAATCGGATATCCTTAAACCAACAGGTAAATATCGCCTTCTTGTCACTATTTTACATATAATGATAATGCAGAGTTTACTTTAACAGGAATCCTACAAGTCTGCCTTGATAGCAAGTTCGGGATAAGAATCCTTAATCATCTAATACTTAGGGGGAATTCTGAATGGTAAATTTTACAAACTGTGGTTCCAATTCTGCAAGTCCTTTGTGCACGGAACTTCCATTGACATCGCAGGGCAGCAAGGGACTCTGTATTTTGCTGCAATATCTAGATGTAAGGGGATTTGAGGGCACTTTCAGACATAAACCCACAAACTAAAGTGAAACTCAGAACTTTCTCCCTCTGTCTTCCTCACTTGACTAGTGTAATACGTTCTGTGGTAGCATTAAAGCCAAAAATCCCTCATGGAAGTGCCATTGATAACCTTACCTGAGTTTTTCATATAAATGTGTTTATAAAGAAAATGTTCATCTTTTATTGTACAGATAAGACCATGATGGTTCCTCTGGTGTTACGCATGACTGCCATTgaaatgtatagttgggatgtgGAGGTGCTTCTCAGGGCACAGCCGTGAGATTTAATATGTGTCATTTTATAACGTTCTCCAGTGTCATGGTGAAAATGGGTCTGCTTTAATCCATGAATGGCTATTCCACCATGTGTTTCATAATGACTGCTTTTATGTCAAGGCCTGTTTGAGCATTTGTTAGCAAGTGGATTTTTTAACACACCGTAGACTGTAACGACTCCCTTTTTTCTAGAACTGAAGAATAAAACTGTGAAACAAAATTTTCCCAACCAGAAGTTGTATAATTTCTTTAAAACTAAAAGACTGAGTCCAGTGTCATATCAGTATATTGAGTACAGTTTAATATCTGAAGAAGCTAACACTTGTGTCACTTTGTCTTTCAGTGGCCACAAGTAACCATCCAGAGACTGACTACAAGAACAAAGACTGGGTCTTCATCAATTACACCTACAAACGATTTGAGGGGCTGACAGCCCGAGGGGCAATCCCATCCTATATGAAAGCAGGAAAGTAGTGAACTGTGACCTGAGACTATTTCTGAGCCTTGGATCTTGTTTCTCTGTACTGGGTTTATGCCCTTAAAACAATTTACCTGAGGGCTATGAActctttttgaaaagtttttcAGGACACAATATATTACACACCATTGTTATTTACTTGGATTTGTTTCTTCCACTCCACTGAAAACTTCCACGAAACTCTATTACCTCTGATGCAGGCAGATATTTTTTTGCTGCTTCAGGAGCAAGCCTGTCTCTGTTTTCACATTGAATTCCTTGCTAGACTGTTCAGTAGAGGAGGAGAGCGAGAGAAGAGCGCCTTTACTTTCTAACATCACAAAGCATATGgtatttacaaaatatttcaccAGTCCTGCAATGAGCGATATACTCAGTCTGCCAGTTCTGCCAGCACTGTTTTCCTAATGGCTAAGAACTGTAGCACAGAGGAAATAAAGCAATAATTAAAGCTTGAGATAGACAAAACTGTCCAGTAAATTATCTAGTAGATGAACAAAACTTGTATTGCCTTAACCGTAGTTTGTAGTGCTATTTTTTTATAACTCAGAAGCCTCTTTAATAGCATTTTTCAGCTCAATCAGTAGCCTCAAGTTGTGGTGCACTTTACTTTTGGTACTAAGACAATGACCCTCAAgccattaaatatttttctaaattaaaattgtGTAACACTTTTGCTTTTTCTGAGCAGTGACAGGAGAAACAGGCCACTCATCCTGGTAGAACTTACTCCATGGAAGCCAACAGTTTCCAACTGTTGTATTGAAGAACCTCCACGCAAACAAATGGCTATTGTAGATCATTAGTAAACTAGCCAATAACAAGAGCTGACCTAGAAAAGGAGTGGGGGCataggaaggggagggagggaaatccaTTTATCCTGATTGCTGATGGGCCTCCTATGTATAATAGGACAGGCCATGGGGTTTTCTGTTCTTGTTGCTGCCATCTCTTGGCCACTTGTAAAATCTGCCAGCCTTGATCAGTTTCAAAGATGATGATGTTACTTGCTAGTGGCATGGGGTAGTGTCAAGCAGGAAGATATGGCAAAACGTGTGAAATTCTGCCTAGGGCTCCTCCTACAAACCCTTATTCACAGTGGCCTTCCCATCCTCTACTTAGTATTTCAAAGTTTCTCTCAGTACCATGGCTAAAACCTCTGTACCCAGAGTCTTCCAAGGGGGTCTGAAAATTCTGGTACATGGGTACTGCCATTTCTCTCTTTGACTAATTATTGCCTAATGTAGTTTATGAACGTGTATTCCTTTATAATCAGGATGCTCTCCATGAGAGCCCCAAAGTGCCTTCCCTTGCCTAAGCACCTCTTGGAGCTGGATCAAATTAATTTGGAGGATTCTTTATGAGCTGAGCTCTTGATAATTCCTTTCCATGTGCAGGAACACCACTTATCTACAAAATAGGTGCAATCAGTGCATTCCTAGTGGCATGTGAAATACACAgatccacctccaccccccacccccccttgtgGTGCTGGTCTTTAGTGTGTCACTAGATTTTAAATTAACGAGATTTTTAACAAGTGCATATCAGTTTGAACAGTTTAAATTCCTGCTACATTATATTTTTGGTGCTGAATGCTAAAAATACCTAGCAtctaaaaagacttttttttttttttaaagctagatcAGTGTGTCAAGATGACCTGGTGGCTATGGTTTGTATTTAGCCCTAGCTTTCTAGACTAACAAAGGGAAGAATCTGATTGtaatataataatttttttaatggctgcATTAGGGAATATTCCACTAAATGTCTTTTGGATTAAAGTGTCACAGAGTAAATGTTGAATGAAGGATTAATTTGAGTGCAAATACTGTACATAACAGAAAGGCTGATTAAGATTGTGGGTGACAACTTGTTAACATCCTCTCCCTAAATGCCATAACTGAGACCATCCAGAAACCCTGAATCTGTGCTGTTGTATTTCTGCGTAGTAGGAATTGGTTCAGTGCATTGCTGTAAACAGTTTAAATGCTAAATTCTGCCAATCCTAAATTCAAGAGTAGTTTTTACTCTGACAACAGTGATCTTTGGGCCCATGGGATTATTCACAGGACTACTTaagcaaagtaaaataaagaTCAGGGTCTTTATTTGCTAGCCAGCAAAGCATCCTTTTATACTATttatagtgtttgtttgtttgatttttaaatcaa harbors:
- the STK38 gene encoding serine/threonine-protein kinase 38, translating into MAMTGPTPCSSMSNHTKERVTMTKVTLENFYSNLIAQHEEREMRQKKLEKVMEEEGLKDEEKRLRRSAHARKETEFLRLKRTRLGLEDFESLKVIGRGAFGEVRLVQKKDTGHVYAMKILRKADMLEKEQVGHIRAERDILVEADSLWVVKMFYSFQDKLNLYLIMEFLPGGDMMTLLMKKDTLTEEETQFYIAETVLAIDSIHQLGFIHRDIKPDNLLLDSKGHVKLSDFGLCTGLKKAHRTEFYRNLNHSLPSDFTFQNMNSKRKAETWKRNRRQLAFSTVGTPDYIAPEVFMQTGYNKLCDWWSLGVIMYEMLIGYPPFCSETPQETYKKVMNWKETLIFPPEVPISEKAKDLILRFCCEWEHRIGAPGVEEIKGNPFFEGVDWEHIRERPAAISIEIKSIDDTSNFDEFPESDILKPTVATSNHPETDYKNKDWVFINYTYKRFEGLTARGAIPSYMKAGK